The following nucleotide sequence is from Devosia salina.
AGGGTCGCCATTTCGAAGGTGGCGGGGAAGAACCGGCTCAGGTCCTCGATGACAGGACGGCCGGTCGAGACCGACATGCCGAAATCGCCGGTGAAGACATTGCCGACATAGGTGATGAACTGCATCCAGAGGGGCTGGTCGAGCCCCATGGCGATCTTTGCGGCATCATATTGCGCCTGCGTGGCCCGGTCGCCGACCACCGCCAGGACCGGGTCGATGGGGATAACCCGGCCGATGAAGAAGGTGATGGCCAATAGGCCCAGAAAGGTCAGGAACAGCGTGATCAGAAAGCCGCCGGTCGTGGTCAGGCCGCGCCGCACGCGCCTTTTGACCAAAACCGGTCCGGAGCCGGGCGGGGCACTTTGCTGATCGATCGCCACTCGAAATCCTTTCGGAAAAACAAACCGTTATGGCCGCCGGCCGGGTTGGCCTGCGGATGGCAAGAACTTCACATTTCGCTTCCACCATACAAGAAACTTTGCTTATATCAAAAAAATTTTAGTGGAGAGGGTCGTGGCGGAAGCAGTGGCGAAGGTGGAGGAGGGGCACCCCAAGGTCGGGGCGCTGATCCGTGCGCGCCGCCGCCAGCAGCACATGACGCTGATGGCGCTGGGCGAGGCTGCGCAGGTCTCGGTTGGCTATCTCAGCCAGGTCGAGCGCGACCATGCAACCCCGTCGCTGGGTACGCTGGCACAGATTGCCAAGGCCCTGGGCGTCGCCATCGACTACTTTATCTCCGCGCCCGCCCCGCACAATGCGTTGACGCGGGCAGGGGAACGAAACCGCTTCTCGCTCGATGGGTCGTCCATCGTCTATGAGCGCCTGGGCGCTGACTTCCCCGGCAATCAGCTGTCGAGCTTTCTCATGACCGTGCCGCCCGGATACCGCTCGGAAACGGTGGCGCATGAGGGTGAGGAGATCCTCTTCGTCCTCGAGGGCGCCATCACCCAGCGCCTGGACGGCGAAGAGATGGTCATGCAGGCCGGCGACAGCCTGCATTTCCGCGGTAATCGCCCCCATTCATGGTCCAACCATACCGACAAGCCGGCCCGTCTGCTCTGGACCGGCACGCTCGCCCTCTTTCGCTCCACGGCCCGGCCGCGTCCGACCGTGGCGAAACCTCAAACCGGCGCCAACAAGCCGGTCCGCAA
It contains:
- a CDS encoding helix-turn-helix domain-containing protein encodes the protein MAEAVAKVEEGHPKVGALIRARRRQQHMTLMALGEAAQVSVGYLSQVERDHATPSLGTLAQIAKALGVAIDYFISAPAPHNALTRAGERNRFSLDGSSIVYERLGADFPGNQLSSFLMTVPPGYRSETVAHEGEEILFVLEGAITQRLDGEEMVMQAGDSLHFRGNRPHSWSNHTDKPARLLWTGTLALFRSTARPRPTVAKPQTGANKPVRNKPTPKEKRT